The sequence GGGTTCAAATCGGCACACACGAGCCTTAAGAAAATGGACTAGAGGCTGAGCCAAATCAGAGCAGCGTGGCCTTAGAGCAAGAGCAGCTTCCTAGATGGTTTTTATATTGTATCTGAAAACAGCCCTAGGCAGGAATATCATAACTTCAAGGCCAAATTAAATACCATCTTACCTACAATCTGCTTCCCCCAGAGGAACTGCAAGGTGAGGGGGACAGACCATTTCTGCATAATATACATACTTTCATTTACGAACATCTGAATACAGACTTTCTATACACACATTTcctatataataaaaatgtacatggCATGAGTATATGTCACTGTATAAATATAGAGTTTTAGAAATCTTGAACCCGCGCTTCCTGTTCACAtcagtttctcctcttcttcctcctcagtcAGGTCCGTCATTTAAGAGTTGGACAAAAGGGACAAGTGTCATTTGTGTTGGTCTGGGCCCAGAATTTGAtacactggaaagaaagaaagacacacCTCAGGTTGATGTGGaaagatggagggaaggaggggagagagcacTGTGAAGGTTCAACAGGTCTAAGTCAGAAAAGCTCACTGAGGGACTGGAAGGGGTGCTTCACTGGCTTTTACCGCCAGAAGAGTCTTCAGAGCAGGTGAACCTGATCTTGTTTTACAGGGAACATTAAAAATCAGCTAATAATAGTGTGAAGCTGCTTCTGCTGACTGTCTATAGGTTTGCTGCTTCTTACCACCCATTGAGCCTGAGATGAGCTTCCATCTCCTAATACCCATCGCCCTCAAATCTTATTCAGGATGTTCCCTTACCAAGAATTTAGATATAAATTCAGTTTCTACCTCTTAGAAAaccaaaatgaacaaaacaaaagagtaaaaaaaaaaaaatcatccctgGTGCTAAGAGATTTAACTCTGTCTGGTACCATCATAAAAGACAGGAATAACCTGTCAGTTTGTGAAGCTAATCTCTAATAGGTCAGCCTTCCAACTATTTTATTAATGGAGTTACTAATCTCATATTCAGGTTCCCTATTCCATTCCTCTCATCTAAGCAAAGTCTCTTGGCAATGGTACATCTGAAACAATGGTTAGATCTGTATATCTTACTGTCAATTTTCCAAGACAGTGGCTATCAGTGTCCTAGTATGAACTGTTTATCCAGCCCAGTCCCCTACAGAGAATGGGGTAGAAGGAAGGTGGGAGAGCCCAGCTGCCAGTATTCTGAATTCTGCTGATATTTAAGCCACGATTTACTGAAAACCTTATGTTTAGATATTAATGATGAGCATCAACACTGTAAAATgtccaagaaaatgaaattatctcAGCTGTCAAAAAGAAAGagtggaaagaagaggaaggcaTGCAGCACCCACCTCCTTGTGCAGCACATGGGTGCATGCCATTGGGTGCAGCTCACTGGGCTGGACAAGTTTCTGGCACATTAGACACAGTTTACAGGTGGCTGGAGCCTGCACAGCAGAGGAGGGACAGTCAAAAGAGTAAGGAACCTCTGGGCCTCCTTGCCTTATATGCCCATGATTCCATCTACTCTTTCCATGTAGCAAAAAGATTTtacaccaaaagaaagaaaagttccaATACAGAGTACGTGCATTTTCCCAGCTGGGGCTGTCGACAACCCAGCTGAGGAGATGATGGCTTCTTCCTGCGCTCCACCTATAAACCcactccctcctcacccccagcttCTCCACATCCCAGTTTTCAAAGAATAGAGTCTTACATGTGAAGACCTCCCAGGATATGAAACTTGGGCAGAAGGCAAGAACATTGGGGTACTGATTTGGGCCAACGGAGCAGGGAACAGGGCCCGGATCCGACCAAGGGGCTGTGGGCAGAAACGTTGTCACAGTGAGGGAGGAACATCTGAGAAACAGGGCATTTAACAAAGAGAAGTCATTCATTTCCCAGCGCagcaaaggaaggaagcaggCCAGATACCGCTGGCTGCAATGCTTCTTCCCACCCCAAATATTTCTGAAATCTACCTCTTCCCCAACATCTCAGCAGGCCTGAGTTCTCCGCCAAGTAGCTTTTCTTACCTGAGTACTTGCTGCCACCCGCTCGTGCTCTGCCAGTCGCGCAGCTACCAGCTGGATCAGCTCCTCCATGGTCAGACCTGCCATGGTGGTACGTGCTGTCTTGATCTGCTGAAGAATGTTGGTCATCTGGGCcctaaggaagaaaaatgttgagGGGGAGAGATTCTATACTACACTCATGAGGAATATCTATGAAACCTCTCCTATTTTAAGCCATCAACATTTCTctgaaaaacacttttaaaattaatccttAAAGATACTTACTTATTGCATTGTGGAAACCGAGTCAGCAGCTTCTCCAGAATCTTCTCCAGTTTGTCTACTGGTTGGGGCCGGGGAGTTTCAGTAGAAGCCTTAACACCACCCAAgcctgggggaggtgggatggAGGCGGCAGGGGGCACGTGTGGACCATGGGGGCCAACAAGGGAACCCAAGCCAGGGCTATTTCTCCCATGCGagccaggaaggggtggggaaggcTGGTTGGGCTGGGAAAGGGCGGGGTTCAGGATCGGGAAAGACAAGGAACGGGGATCTGCACTGGGCATAACCATGGGCATTGTGACCTGCCCAATGGAGAAGGGCATCCGAGGAGCCAGAGAGGGACTGGGTTGAAACACCTGAAGCATGAAGTCTGTCTGCAGAGGGGAAGAGGTGGAAGAcaagtgggagagaaagaaaacgaAAGTTTAGGAAACTGGAGCAGAAATCAGTGAGCAACTCTTTCTTGTACCAAATAAGGATGGTCCCGATACCTTCATAAAAAGAACAAGTGAAAGACTCTAGGCTCTGCCACCAACACACAAAGGTAGACTCCCCAAAGCCAGCGCTCTTACCTCTGATGGGGGTGGAGGCAAAGTGGGAGTAGGGATCTGAGGAAGGCTGCTCAGCTTGGCTCCATTCCTCACTAGCTGGATATGACTATTAAATTGGTcctagaaaagagagaaaagcaagaatTATCCTTTACTGCTAAGCAGAATGAGCCTGCCTAAAAAGAGAGCAACATCCTGTATCAGGAAAGCAAGAGGAGTGGTAGGACAGGCCCTAAGGGCAATGCAAAAGGTCCTTCCCTGTCGCCAGAAGTGTTTAAGCACGGATTAACTCTGACTCAATGATCACGCATCATTACACTTACCcgaacattctttttcattatccGAACTCCATTCAGTCTTGTCTCCCACTCCTGTTTGGAACGAACTGTCTCTAGTGTTGGGGGAGTTGACCTTTCAAGAAACCAACAGTAATTTACAGAATTAAAGAAAACCCAATTCCTAGCTCTCTGAGATAGCAGAACAGTAGCTGGCTAATGGGCCTGGAGAGAAGAGGTCAGAGCAGGTGCAGGAGAAGGCCAAGGTTCTAAGCCGTTTGCCTCACTTTAACTCCAGCATCTTGCAAAACAAGTATTGGAGAAAGCGGACCAACCACAGAGAGGGCTCTCATCTGGCTGAAAATGCCACGGGGGTCCTCCAAATTTCACAgcagaaagaggagaaatgacTGTATAAGAAACAAATCTCCAACGACATTTGTTATGCTTGACAGCATAGGAGATACTGTTTATCCAATtggaaataatacaataaaaagtacaaaactataaaactgtagAAAGGGAAGAGTCAGAGAGTGAGGAAGTTTAGAGTATGGGAAGAGAAATCACTGAACAAATTACTATCGCACAGAGATGACTTCCCGTGAAGACAGAATAAGTGCCAGACTCGCTTGCCCAGGGTTtcaaaacctaaaaagaaatccCTCCAAAACACAAAACTGCAGGGCCATTAAAACCCTAGAAATGGAAGGTACTTACTTGAGGTAAGTAAGGTGCAGTTCTGcctctttttctgcttcttctaGTTTCAATACCAACAACTCTTTCCGACTCTCTAGTGATAAGATCTAAGgaaaccatacacacacatacacacaaacacacacacacactttattaattttacatacaCAAAGCTACCCTTAGATAGTTAAAACAATGCTTAGTGGCTCTACGGTATAATACTTAAATAGCGTAGTGTACAGTATTGATGCTATACCGAAAGTACACACCATCTGGAAGCCCTAAGTCAAGACCTTCAACATAGCTTCAACATAGCGGCTCTTCTCACCTCTGCCTTCCAGGCCCGTTCTGTCTCTTCCATAATGTTCCGATTTATTTCACCATCTTGATTCTTGAGTCTATCCAGTTCCATTTCCCACACTTCTCTGTAAGGTAAGAAACCAAGAATAAGACTTAGGAGGGAAAGACAAGCTTGCTAAGGAACACCAAGGCAAAAGTAAAACCTGAAACTGGTCTACCTAGTATGTTAGAGGAAGTGTTACTCCAATTATTAACTatagatatatacaaaatatgtttaaagtggTCTGAAATTGCATAAACACCctatatttgaaagtaaaaatgttCACATCTCCATTTGCTAAAATAAAGTTACCCGGAACAAAGTGTGTACTTAGAACCAAAGCCCACTGAAGGCAGAATGTTCTTCTATGATCCAGGAATGCTCAAATCAAAATGGCATTCCTCTGACTCCTTGTCTTTTGGTATGGGTACTGCATAATGCAGGATTAAACCCCAAATACTTATTGCTAAGGCAGCAATCACTAATTCACTACTAACCACACAGATACTGGCTTACTGATTTTCACATTTCCTTAGCTATAGTAAACattcttcaaaaggaaaaaatgttgtcTTCATACCTCAGGACTTTTCCTTTCCATCAGTTTCCTTCATTCTTACACTagctccccagccccatccctaGAGTGTAATATACACCCTTAGGATTcagggtgaccaactgtcccagtTTGCCCACGAATGAGGGATTTCCCAGGATGTGGGGCGGTTGATCATTCTACTCAGGACCGAAGATGCCAACAAAGGAACAGAACCGGCAGAAGAATTTCCCTGTATTACACTTGACTGTGATGTAATAAGTTACACAGCTAAAAGCAACAGGATTACCCAGATCAGTGGACAGAATGGTATGgaaatatgtacattattttcactgaatttttaaaaggtgaaaataagaagaaaagattgGGAAGGATTCTGTCTTAAGAAAAATGTTCCCACTTTTCTATGGtgagagaaataattttattcatcttctgGTTTTTTTAGTAACCTTAAACATAATATGAAAGGAAACAATCCACTTAACAACGTAAGTGTTTCAGGTCCCTTTTTTCATTGCCCAATTCTCCACACATCCCTGGCTAGCTATTTCATAAAGTACaggtgtgtatgtctgtgtgtctcttacacacacattcatttattgattcactAACATCAGTCTAGCCCTCTGCTGACAAGGTCAACTCATGTAATAGGTACAACTAGGAGGGCATATTCTTCCTTAATCTCCATGTGTTGTCCTCTCCAAATAAACTTCCTGCCAGAGGAAGAATTCtctaatagttcttttttttttttcctttctctaacaGTTCTTTAGACAAAGGTTTATACGTAGATGTACTTTCCTAATACAGCACATATTCctcaagtgaaaaaatatatgagGAGTCAGAATCCTCTTATCATAAGAATATGTGATATACGTTGTGGGGTCAATCAGCGGTCCATTTAGCCTACTAGACACTCTGTGATGATGGGATGATTGGAGGAAAACATGGCTGCTGCTTTCTGTGAATGATGCTGTTCTTAAAGACTATCAGTGTTCATCGAACACCTCTAACtttcattaaattcatttatCAACTAGGGATTAcaattatattagaaaaatattgcCACGTCCACGGGGGACATCCCACAAATTCACACAcagaaaaatcttttcctttgGGCATTTGGCAACATCTACCTCCTTGGGATCCAAGAAGACAAAAGGAACTACTAGCAACCACAACAAAAATGGTTAAGGAATTCTTAAACAGTCATAAAAATGGTCAGCCTTACCATACGTTCACTAGCCTGTAAGATATGTAACAGATTTCACTTCACTAAGGGGTACTAGCTGCAACccatgctagaaaaaaaaaaaatcagttgcccATAGTAGATGCCCCCAAAATCCTTGATATAATAGAAACCACTGAGTATGTTTTAACTCTTTAAATGCTTGGTCTAATTTCTTTCAAGTCCCATGCTTCTGTTATTTTGCTTAGCTAGTTTAATCAACCATTTAATCAATGGTTCCAATGAATAAATCCTACCAGACTGTACAAGTCTGACTTGTCCCAATATgtttgcataatttaaaaaattaattttgcttttcatcATGTAAATAATACAGATtataaaaagtttagaaaatacaaaatagaaagagtctactaattcaaaaaaatacatgcaggggcttccctggtggcacagtggttaagagtccgcctgccaatgcaggggacacagattcaagccttggtccgggaagatcccacatgatgcagagcaactaggcctgtgcgccacaactactgagcctgcgagccacaactactgagcccacgtgccacaactactgaagcccgcgcgcctagagcccgcgctctgcaacaagagaagtcaccgcaatgagaagcctgcgcactgcaacaaagagtagcccccgctctctgcaactagggaaagcccactcatggcaacgaagacccaatgcagccaaaaataaataaataaatttaaaccaaaaaaacatgcaccccaatgttcatagcagcactatttacaatagccaagacatggaagcaacctaaatgtccactgacagatgaatggataaagaagatgtggtgtatacacacacacacacacacacacacacacacacgcacacacacattggaatattactcagtcataaaaaagaatgaaataatgccatttgcagcaacatggatggacctagagattaccacactaagtgcagtaagtcagacagagaaaggcaaatatcgtatgatatcacttatatgtggaagctaaaaaagaaaaaaaagatacaaataaacttatttgcaaaacagaaacaaactcacagacacagaaaataaacttatggttaccaaaggggaaagggggagggagggataaattaggagcttgggattaacagatacacactactttatataaaatagataaacaaggtcctactgtatagcacagggaactatattcaatatcttgtaataatatataatggaaaagaatctgNNNNNNNNNNNNNNNNNNNNNNNNNNNNNNNNNNNNNNNNNNNNNNNNNNNNNNNNNNNNNNNNNNNNNNNNNNNNNNNNNNNNNNNNNNNNNNNNNNNNNNNNNNNNNNNNNNNNNNNNNNNNNNNNNNNNNNNNNNNNNNNNNNNNNNNNNNNNNNNNNNNNNNNNNNNNNNNNNNNNNNNNNNNNNNNNNNNNNNNNNNNNNNNNNNNNNNNNNNNNNNNNNNNNNNNNNNNNNNNNNNNNNNNNNNNNNNNNNNNNNNNNNNNNNNNNNNNNNNNNNNNNNNNNNNNNNNNNNNNNNNNNNNNNNNNNNNNNNNNNNNNNNNNNNNNNNNNNNNNNNNNNNNNNNNNNNNNNNNNNNNNNNNNNNNNNNNNNNNNNNNNNNNNNNNNNNNNNNNNNNNNNNNNNNNNNNNNNNNNNNNNNNNNNNNNNNNNNNNNNNNNNNNNNNNNNNNNNNNNNNNNNNNNNNNNNNNNNNNNNNNNNNNNNNNNNNNNNNNNNNNNNNNNNNNNNNNNNNNNNNNNNNNNNNNNNNNNNNNNNNNNNNNNNNNNNNNNNNNNNNNNNNNNNNNNNNNNNNNNNNNNNNNNNNNNNNNNNNNNNNNNNNNNNNNNNNNNNNNNNNNNNNNNNNNNNNNNNNNNNNNNNNNNNNNNNNNNNNNNNNNNNNNNNNNNNNNNNNNNNNNNNNNNNNNNNNNNNNNNNNNNNNNNNNNNNNNNNNNNNNNNNNNNNNNNNNNNNNNNNNNNNNNNNNNNNNNNNNNNNNNNNNNNNNNNNNNNNNNNNNNNNNNNNNNNNNNNNNNNNNNNNNNNNNNNNNNNNNNNNNNNNNNNNNNNNNNNNNNNNNNNNNNNNNNNNNNNNNNNNNNNNNNNNNNNNNNNNNNNNNNNNNNNNNNNNNNNNNNNNNNNNNNNNNNNNNNNNNNNNNNNNNNNNNNNNNNNNNNNNNNNNNNNNNNNNNNNNNNNNNNNNNNNNNNNNNNNNNNNNNNNNNNNNNNNNNNNNNNNNNNNNNNNNNNNNNNNNNNNNNNNNNNNNNNNNNNNNNNNNNNNNNNNNNNNNNNNNNNNNNNNNNNNNNNNNNNNNNNNNNNNNNNNNNNNNNNNNNNNNNNNNNNNNNNNNNNNNNNNNNNNNNNNNNNNNNNNNNNNNNNNNNNNNNNNNNNNNNNNNNNNNNNNNNNNNNNNNNNNNNNNNNNNNNNNNNNNNNNNNNNNNNNNNNNNNNNNNNNNNNNNNNNNNNNNNNNNNNNNNNNNNNNNNNNNNNNNNNNNNNNNNNNNNNNNNNNNNNNNNNNNNNNNNNNNNNNNNNNNNNNNNNNNNNNNNNNNNNNNNNNNNNNNNNNNNNNNNNNNNNNNNNNNNNNNNNNNNNNNNNNNNNNNNNNNNNNNNNNNNNNNNNNNNNNNNNNNNNNNNNNNNNNNNNNNNNNNNNNNNNNNNNNNNNNNNNNNNNNNNNNNNNNNNNNNNNNNNNNNNNNNNNNNNNNNNNNNNNNNNNNNNNNNNNNNNNNNNNNNNNNNNNNNNNNNNNNNNNNNNNNNNNNNNNNNNNNNNNNNNNNNNNNNNNNNNNNNNNNNNNNNNNNNNNNNNNNNNNNNNNNNNNNNNNNNNNNNNNNNNNNNNNNNNNNNNNNNNNNNNNNNNNNNNNNNNNNNNNNNNNNNNNNNNNNNNNNNNNNNNNNNNNNNNNNNNNNNNNNNNNNNNNNNNNNNNNNNNNNNNNNNNNNNNNNNNNNNNNNNNNNNNNNNNNNNNNNNNNNNNNNNNNNNNNNNNNNNNNNNNNNNNNNNNNNNNNNNNNNNNNNNNNNNNNNNNNNNNNNNNNNNNNNNNNNNNNNNNNNNNNNNNNNNNNNNNNNNNNNNNNNNNNNNNNNNNNNNNNNNNNNNNNNNNNNNNNNNNNNNNNNNNNNNNNNNNNNNNNNNNNNNNNNNNNNNNNNNNNNNNNNNNNNNNNNNNNNNNNNNNNNNNNNNNNNNNNNNNNNNNNNNNNNNNNNNNNNNNNNNNNNNNNNNNNNNNNNNNNNNNNNNNNNNNNNNNNNNNNNNNNNNNNNNNNNNNNNNNNNNNNNNNNNNNNNNNNNNNNNNNNNNNNNNNNNNNNNNNNNNNNNNNNNNNNNNNNNNNNNNNNNNNNNNNNNNNNNNNNNNNNNNNNNNNNNNNNNNNNNNNNNNNNNNNNNNNNNNNNNNNNNNNNNNNNNNNNNNNNNNNNNNNNNNNNNNNNNNNNNNNNNNNNNNNNNNNNNNNNNNNNNNNNNNNNNNNNNNNNNNNNNNNNNNNNNNNNNNNNNNNNNNNNNNNNNNNNNNNNNNNNNNNNNNNNNNNNNNNNNNNNNNNNNNNNNNNNNNNNNNNNNNNNNNNNNNNNNNNNNNNNNNNNNNNNNNNNNNNNNNNNNNNNNNNNNNNNNNNNNNNNNNNNNNNNNNNNNNNNNNNNNNNNNNNNNNNNNNNNNNNNNNNNNNNNNNNNNNNNNNNNNNNNNNNNNNNNNNNNNNNNNNNNNNNNNNNNNNNNNNNNNNNNNNNNNNNNNNNNNNNNNNNNNNNNNNNNNNNNNNNNNNNNNNNNNNNNNNNNNNNNNNNNNNNNNNNNNNNNNNNNNNNNNNNNNNNNNNNNNNNNNNNNNNNNNNNNNNNNNNNNNNNNNNNNNNNNNNNNNNNNNNNNNNNNNNNNNNNNNNNNNNNNNNNNNNNNNNNNNNNNNNNNNNNNNNNNNNNNNNNNNNNNNNNNNNNNNNNNNNNNNNNNNNNNNNNNNNNNNNNNNNNNNNNNNNNNNNNNNNNNNNNNNNNNNNNNNNNNNNNNNNNNNNNNNNNNNNNNNNNNNNNNNNNNNNNNNNNNNNNNNNNNNNNNNNNNNNNNNNNNNNNNNNNNNNNNNNNNNNNNNNNNNNNNNNNNNNNNNNNNNNNNNNNNNNNNNNNNNNNNNNNNNNNNNNNNNNNNNNNNNNNNNNNNNNNNNNNNNNNNNNNNNNNNNNNNNNNNNNNNNNNNNNNNNNNNNNNNNNNNNNNNNNNNNNNNNNNNNNNNNNNNNNNNNNNNNNNNNNNNNNNNNNNNNNNNNNNNNNNNNNNNNNNNNNNNNNNNNNNNNNNNNNNNNNNNNNNNNNNNNNNNNNNNNNNNNNNNNNNNNNNNNNNNNNNNNNNNNNNNNNNNNNNNNNNNNNNNNNNNNNNNNNNNNNNNNNNNNNNNNNNNNNNNNNNNNNNNNNNNNNNNNNNNNNNNNNNNNNNNNNNNNNNNNNNNNNNNNNNNNNNNNNNNNNNNNNNNNNNNNNNNNNNNNNNNNNNNNNNNNNNNNNNNNNNNNNNNNNNNNNNNNNNNNNNNNNNNNNNNNNNNNNNNNNNNNNNNNNNNNNNNNNNNNNNNNNNNNNNNNNNNNNNNNNNNNNNNNNNNNNNNNNNNNNNNNNNNNNNNNNNNNNNNNNNNNNNNNNNNNNNNNNNNNNNNNNNNNNNNNNNNNNNNNNNNNNNNNNNNNNNNNNNNNNNNNNNNNNNNNNNNNNNNNNNNNNNNNNNNNNNNNNNNNNNNNNNNNNNNNNNNNNNNNNNNNNNNNNNNNNNNNNNNNNNNNNNNNNNNNNNNNNNNNNNNNNNNNNNNNNNNNNNNNNNNNNNNNNNNNNNNNNNNNNNNNNNNNNNNNNNNNNNNNNNNNNNNNNNNNNNNNNNNNNNNNNNNNNNNNNNNNNNNNNNNNNNNNNNNNN is a genomic window of Physeter macrocephalus isolate SW-GA chromosome 16, ASM283717v5, whole genome shotgun sequence containing:
- the RNF214 gene encoding RING finger protein 214 isoform X2; this encodes MMAASEVAGVVATAPNPPESSSSVCASKPDEVLPDGLSPKDPAQKHKNSPLSSTDFKTADSEVNTDQDIEKNLDKMMTERTLLKERYQEVLDKQRQVENQLQVQLKQLQQRREEEMKNHQEILKAIQDVTIKREETKKKIEKEKKEFLQKEQDLKAEIEKLCEKGRREVWEMELDRLKNQDGEINRNIMEETERAWKAEILSLESRKELLVLKLEEAEKEAELHLTYLKSTPPTLETVRSKQEWETRLNGVRIMKKNVRDQFNSHIQLVRNGAKLSSLPQIPTPTLPPPPSETDFMLQVFQPSPSLAPRMPFSIGQVTMPMVMPSADPRSLSFPILNPALSQPNQPSPPLPGSHGRNSPGLGSLVGPHGPHVPPAASIPPPPGLGGVKASTETPRPQPVDKLEKILEKLLTRFPQCNKAQMTNILQQIKTARTTMAGLTMEELIQLVAARLAEHERVAASTQPLGRIRALFPAPLAQISTPMFLPSAQVSYPGRSSHAPATCKLCLMCQKLVQPSELHPMACTHVLHKECIKFWAQTNTNDTCPFCPTLK
- the RNF214 gene encoding RING finger protein 214 isoform X1; translation: MMAASEVAGVVATAPNPPESSSSVCASKPDEVLPDGLSPKDPAQKHKNSPLSSVSNQTITKENNRNAHLEHPEQDPGSSAGDTAAAHRAVLGENLIATALCLSGGGSQSDLKDVANTAGEEGDTRLRESLHPATRSLKAGCDTKQLASGNCPEEKALQASILKEGSRDTGLDFPPVVPPANGVEGVRVDQDDDQDSSSLKLSQNIAVQTDFKTADSEVNTDQDIEKNLDKMMTERTLLKERYQEVLDKQRQVENQLQVQLKQLQQRREEEMKNHQEILKAIQDVTIKREETKKKIEKEKKEFLQKEQDLKAEIEKLCEKGRREVWEMELDRLKNQDGEINRNIMEETERAWKAEILSLESRKELLVLKLEEAEKEAELHLTYLKSTPPTLETVRSKQEWETRLNGVRIMKKNVRDQFNSHIQLVRNGAKLSSLPQIPTPTLPPPPSETDFMLQVFQPSPSLAPRMPFSIGQVTMPMVMPSADPRSLSFPILNPALSQPNQPSPPLPGSHGRNSPGLGSLVGPHGPHVPPAASIPPPPGLGGVKASTETPRPQPVDKLEKILEKLLTRFPQCNKAQMTNILQQIKTARTTMAGLTMEELIQLVAARLAEHERVAASTQPLGRIRALFPAPLAQISTPMFLPSAQVSYPGRSSHAPATCKLCLMCQKLVQPSELHPMACTHVLHKECIKFWAQTNTNDTCPFCPTLK
- the RNF214 gene encoding RING finger protein 214 isoform X3 encodes the protein MMTERTLLKERYQEVLDKQRQVENQLQVQLKQLQQRREEEMKNHQEILKAIQDVTIKREETKKKIEKEKKEFLQKEQDLKAEIEKLCEKGRREVWEMELDRLKNQDGEINRNIMEETERAWKAEILSLESRKELLVLKLEEAEKEAELHLTYLKSTPPTLETVRSKQEWETRLNGVRIMKKNVRDQFNSHIQLVRNGAKLSSLPQIPTPTLPPPPSETDFMLQVFQPSPSLAPRMPFSIGQVTMPMVMPSADPRSLSFPILNPALSQPNQPSPPLPGSHGRNSPGLGSLVGPHGPHVPPAASIPPPPGLGGVKASTETPRPQPVDKLEKILEKLLTRFPQCNKAQMTNILQQIKTARTTMAGLTMEELIQLVAARLAEHERVAASTQPLGRIRALFPAPLAQISTPMFLPSAQVSYPGRSSHAPATCKLCLMCQKLVQPSELHPMACTHVLHKECIKFWAQTNTNDTCPFCPTLK